One part of the Tachyglossus aculeatus isolate mTacAcu1 chromosome 26, mTacAcu1.pri, whole genome shotgun sequence genome encodes these proteins:
- the COMMD4 gene encoding COMM domain-containing protein 4, with protein sequence MRFRFCGDLDCPDWVLAEISTLAKISSVKLKLICTQVLKDLLGQGIDYEKVLKLTADAKFESGDVKATVAVLSFILSSAAKHNVDGESLSSELQQLGLPKEHATALCRSYEEKQSPLQDSLRACSLRLNRLEGVGWRVDYTLSSSVLRHVDEPLVHLRLDVRGGGQGGPEPIALTVSADKFRVLLTELKQAQALMNSLS encoded by the exons ATG AGGTTCCGGTTCTGCGGAGACTTGGACTGTCCCGACTGGGTCCTGGCGGAGATCAGCACTTTGGCGAAGATC TCCTCCGTGAAACTGAAGCTGATCTGCACGCAGGTGCTGAAGGATTTGCTGGGGCAGGGGATTGAC TATGAGAAAGTCCTGAAGCTGACAGCAGACGCCAAGTTTG AGTCTGGAGATGTGAAGGCTACCGTGGCCGTCCTGAGCTTCATCCTGTCCAGCGCCGCCAAGCACAATGTGGACGGCGAGTCTCTGTCCAGCGAGCTGCAGCAGCTGGGGCTGCCCAAAG AGCACGCCACGGCTTTATGTCGGAGTTATGAAGAGAAGCAAAGCCCCTTACAGGACAGCCTGCGGGCCTGCAGCCTGAGAT TGAACCgcctggagggtgtgggctggcgaGTGGACTACACACTCAGTTCCAGTGTGCTCCGCCACGTCGACGAGCCCCTGGTTCATCTGCGACTGGATGTGCGGGGCGGAGGGCAAGGCGGGCCAGAGCCCATCGCCCTAACCGTGTCGGCGGACAAATTCCGAGTGCTCTTAACAG AACTGAAGCAGGCCCAGGCCCTGATGAACTCGCTCAGCTGA
- the LOC119946005 gene encoding zona pellucida sperm-binding protein 3-like produces MGLQGRLQAVLLFWVVWQGCRVDPHGFPESPFPWAQRDLGQTPPPAVAVRCEETLLVVTVQRDLFGTGRLVRAEDVTLGLAACPPMDSDPMDTTVTFEIGLHECGTELQMTADSLIYRTILYYTPSPAQNPLIMRTNPVSIPIECRYPRKDNVSIRAIRPTWIPFRSTIWAEERLGFSLRLMADDWSMERRSLSFQLGEILHIQADVQTGHHVPLRLFIDHCVATSTPDKASTPQYRIIDFNGCLVDGRWDEVSSAFLSPRLQQDTLRFTVDVFRFAGELGNQIFITCHLKVTATAQTPDALNKACSYDRAADGWTPVEGPSTICSCCETGNCKLIRQDRKLGPKGRKSGRHQRHVTSPEADILLGPLHWPEKNIAKPVITTQTSKGTKGTSWTYPIPGSSPNCSLSLLSSGPTELGLVVATMVAAACSGGLLLLLLLLNHKGQSSIVPAFPDSTSPPSV; encoded by the exons ATGGGGCTCCAGGGCCGACTGCAGGCCGTTCTTCTCTTCTGGGTGGTATGGCAGGGGTGCCGTGTTGACCCCCATGGGTTCCCTGAAAGCCCCTTCCCTTGGGCTCAGCGGGATTTGGGGCAGACCCCACCACCGGCCGTGGCTGTGCGCTGTGAGGAGACTCTGCTGGTGGTGACCGTGCAGAGGGACCTGTTCGGGACCGGACGGCTGGTCCGGGCTGAGGACGTGACGCTGGGCCTGGCTGCCTGTCCCCCTATGGACTCTGACCCCATGGATACCACTGTCACCTTTGAGATTGGGCTCCATGAGTGTGGCACAGAGCTGCAG ATGACAGCGGATTCCCTAATCTACAGAACCATCCTCTACTACACCCCAAGCCCAGCCCAGAACCCCCTTATAATGAGGACCAACCCAGTGTCCATCCCCATCGAGTGCCGCTACCCCAG gaaGGACAATGTGAGCATCAGAGCCATCCGGCCCACCTGGATTCCCTTCCGCTCCACAATATGGGCGGAGGAGAGGTTGGGCTTCTCCCTGCGCCTCATGGCTG ATGACTGGAGCATGGAGAGGAGATCCCTGTCCTTCCAGCTGGGGGAAATCCTCCACATCCAAGCTGATGTCCAGACCGGCCACCATGTGCCACTCAGGCTCTTTATTGACCACTGTGTAGCCACCTCAACACCAGACAAGGCTTCCACCCCTCAATACAGGATCATTGACTTCAACGG gTGCCTGGTGGACGGGAGATGGGATGAGGTCTCCTCGGCATTCCTCTCCCCCAGACTTCAACAGGACACCCTGCGCTTCACGGTGGATGTGTTCCGCTTTGCCGGAGAGCTGGGGAACCAG atcttCATCACCTGCCACCTGAAAGTGACCGCTACTGCCCAGACCCCCGATGCCCTGAACAAAGCCTGTTCCTATGACCGAGCAGCTGATGG CTGGACTCCAGTGGAGGGCCCCAGTACCATCTGCAGCTGCTGTGAGACAGGGAACTGCAAACTCATCCGACAGGACAGGAAACTTGGCCCCAAAGGCAGGAAGTCAGGAAGGCACCAGAGACATGTGACTTCTCCTG AAGCGGACATCCTGCTGGGCCCCTTGCACTGGCCTGAGAAGAACATAGCAAAACCAGTGATCACCACTCAAACCTCTAAAGGTACCAAGGGCACCAGCTGGACCTACCCAATCCCTGGCTCTAGCCCTAAttgttccctttctctcctctcctcaggacCAACAGAGCTGGGGCTGGTGGTGGCTACCATGGTGGCTGCGGCCTGCAGCGggggcctcctccttctccttctcctcctcaatcACAAGGGGCAAAGCAGCATTGTTCCTGCTTTCCCTGACAGCACTTCTCCTCCTTCCGTGTAA